Below is a genomic region from Henckelia pumila isolate YLH828 chromosome 3, ASM3356847v2, whole genome shotgun sequence.
AGAGTGGGCCCCAATGTTGTTTCCAAGAATATACTCATTCACTCCTTCTGTAAAGCCGGGGAACTTGATTGGGCCCTTTGGTTGCTGAGAAATTACGAGGTTTCTGATGATTTTGTGAGTGATTGTGTTAGTTACAATACTATGGTATGGGGATATTGTAAACACGGGTTTGTGGAAATGGGACTTGGGTTGGTGTATGAGATGGTTAAGACTGGAGTGTATTGTGATAATTTTACTTGTAATATATTAACTAAAGGCTATTGTGAAAAGGGTATGTTAGAAAATGCTAAATTGATCCTGAACATGTGTAATGGTGTAAATAGGAATAGAAAAGTTTATAGAGATATTGTAAGTTTTAACACTTTGATAAATGAATATTGTGAGGCCGGAGTGGTTAATACTAGATTTCAGTTGATGGATAGCATGATAAAAACAGGTGTGTTACCTGATATTGTTACTTATAATACATTGATCCACGAGTTTTGTAAAAGAAGGGATTTTGATCATGTCGAAAGTATGATGAATCAACTCTTAACTAGCTTAGATTTGAAGGTTAGTGATGGTGAGAAAAAAGGGATCATGGTTGAAGGAGTAGGTCTGATAGCGGATCAAATCACATGCACTAGTTTGATTGGTGAATTTTGTAAAAATTACAGGATTGAGGAAGCATTATTTGAATATAAAGAAATGATTGCAAGTGGGATTGACCCTGGAATGTTCGCTGAGGCCCAATCACTTTTTAATGAGACGGTAAGGGTTGGTGAGGACCCGAACCATGTTACTTATACAGTTCTTGTTGATTCTTTCTTTAAAAATGGTTATACAGAAGCTGCATTTAACTTGCAAAGTCAAATGGTGACTCGGGAAATTGCATTTGATGTGGTGGTGTTTACTGCACTAATTGATGGACTGTTTAAGTCTGGAAAGTTTAGAGAAGCAGAGgatatgtttaatatttttttggagTCTAACATTTTGCCGAGCATTGTCACATATTCAACATTGATCGATGGGCACACTAAATTAGGTGATATGAAGGGTGCGGAGTCTGCAATGCAGGAAATGCAAGAGAAACACATCCTTCCAAATGTTGTCACTTATTCGTCCGTAATTGACGGCTATGTGAAAAATGGAATTCTTGAAGGTACCATTGATGTCTTGTATACCATGGTTAGTCAAAATGTTATGCCAAATTCTTATGTCTATGGCACACTAATAGATGGCTGTCTCAAAGCCGATGAAAAGGAAGTTGCTAAAGGTTTGTACGAGGACATGAAAATGAGAGGTGTGGATGAGAATATTTTTATACTTGATGTTTTTATGAACAATTTGAAGGATGAGGCAGAGATGGTGTACAAAGATTGGTTATCAAGAGGA
It encodes:
- the LOC140891781 gene encoding uncharacterized protein isoform X1, whose protein sequence is MIASGIDPGMFAEAQSLFNETVRVGEDPNHVTYTVLVDSFFKNGYTEAAFNLQSQMVTREIAFDVVVFTALIDGLFKSGKFREAEDMFNIFLESNILPSIVTYSTLIDGHTKLGDMKGAESAMQEMQEKHILPNVVTYSSVIDGYVKNGILEGTIDVLYTMVSQNVMPNSYVYGTLIDGCLKADEKEVAKGLYEDMKMRGVDENIFILDVFMNNLKDEAEMVYKDWLSRGLIPDHVNYTPLMDVLFKAGKVSHALELVEEGKAKDIALDTTTYNVFA
- the LOC140891781 gene encoding uncharacterized protein isoform X2 — encoded protein: MIASGIDPGMFAEAQSLFNETVRVGEDPNHVTYTVLVDSFFKNGYTEAAFNLQSQMVTREIAFDVVVFTALIDGLFKSGKFREAEDMFNIFLESNILPSIVTYSTLIDGHTKLGDMKGAESAMQEMQEKHILPNVVTYSSVIDGYVKNGILEDGCLKADEKEVAKGLYEDMKMRGVDENIFILDVFMNNLKDEAEMVYKDWLSRGLIPDHVNYTPLMDVLFKAGKVSHALELVEEGKAKDIALDTTTYNVFA
- the LOC140891781 gene encoding uncharacterized protein isoform X3; the protein is MVTREIAFDVVVFTALIDGLFKSGKFREAEDMFNIFLESNILPSIVTYSTLIDGHTKLGDMKGAESAMQEMQEKHILPNVVTYSSVIDGYVKNGILEGTIDVLYTMVSQNVMPNSYVYGTLIDGCLKADEKEVAKGLYEDMKMRGVDENIFILDVFMNNLKDEAEMVYKDWLSRGLIPDHVNYTPLMDVLFKAGKVSHALELVEEGKAKDIALDTTTYNVFA